The following are encoded together in the Echinicola jeungdonensis genome:
- a CDS encoding alpha-E domain-containing protein: MLSRVANSIYWLGRYLERAENYARFIDVNFNLMQDLPSDLKEQWEPLVLASGDQPIFQSKYSTPNRKNVIHFLGMDKDNPNSILSSVTKARENARIIRENLTKETWEKINELYHFVKKGIEKEIWEKDDPRKFFNEVKNRVILLYGLAEATIARTEGWYFRQLGLYLERADKTSRILDVKYHILLPSPQEVGTPLDYLHWMALLKSVTGFNTYRRLYGHIQPSNVVEFLTLNKYFPRSIYFCMKEAELCLRKISESPEEGYINQAEKSLGGLRSQLEFGDVNDLINTGVHEYMDNLQKKLNKLSIEIEKHFFQVKENISIQNQEQA, from the coding sequence ATGCTAAGCCGCGTTGCAAATTCTATTTATTGGTTGGGTAGGTACCTGGAAAGGGCCGAAAATTATGCCCGATTTATTGATGTAAATTTCAACCTGATGCAAGATCTGCCATCGGACTTGAAAGAACAATGGGAGCCCTTGGTGCTTGCTTCTGGTGACCAGCCCATTTTCCAATCCAAATATTCAACTCCAAACCGGAAAAATGTCATTCACTTTCTGGGAATGGATAAGGACAACCCCAATTCTATCCTTTCTTCCGTGACCAAAGCCCGGGAAAATGCAAGGATTATCCGGGAAAACCTGACCAAAGAAACCTGGGAAAAAATCAATGAGCTTTACCATTTTGTTAAAAAAGGAATTGAAAAGGAAATCTGGGAAAAAGATGATCCCAGAAAATTTTTTAATGAAGTCAAAAATAGGGTAATTCTTTTGTATGGACTTGCTGAGGCCACCATTGCAAGGACAGAAGGTTGGTATTTTCGGCAATTGGGACTTTACCTGGAAAGGGCGGATAAAACCAGCAGGATCCTGGATGTAAAATACCATATTTTACTTCCTTCCCCCCAGGAGGTAGGAACTCCGCTTGACTACCTTCATTGGATGGCCCTATTGAAATCGGTAACGGGATTCAACACTTACCGAAGGTTGTATGGACATATACAACCTTCAAATGTAGTGGAATTTTTGACCCTCAATAAATACTTCCCCAGGTCCATATATTTTTGCATGAAAGAAGCAGAATTATGTTTACGCAAAATTTCAGAATCCCCTGAGGAGGGGTATATTAATCAGGCAGAAAAATCACTGGGAGGCCTTAGGTCCCAATTGGAATTTGGAGATGTAAACGATCTTATCAATACCGGTGTCCATGAATATATGGACAACCTTCAAAAAAAATTAAATAAACTCTCCATTGAAATTGAAAAACATTTCTTCCAGGTAAAAGAAAATATTAGCATTCAAAATCAGGAACAAGCATGA
- a CDS encoding circularly permuted type 2 ATP-grasp protein produces MDLSKYQNNGFFDEMFLEDGNCRQHYNSIQEFLQNVSKKRLKQLQFSANKAQVSMGMTFNVYHDNQGLEKILHLDVIPRVISNSEWQHIEAGLKQRTHALNLFIQDIYNEQKILKDKIIPEDLVLGSKDYLKPCIGLTPPKGIWCHITGTDLIRDNKGEYYILEDNLRCPSGVSYMLESREIIKRAYPDLFNHLGVRPVSNYPTKLLNMLQYLSDKPKPVVGVLTPGIYNSAYYEHSYLALQMGVELVIGQDLLVQDKKVYMQTTKGLEQIDVLYRRIDDTYLDPMAFNPDSVLGVPGLFDAYRAGNIALANAPGTGVADDKAVYAFMPDIIKYYLDEAPILNNVPTYLCRKEEDRKYVLEHIDQLVVKETNAAGGYGMLIGPKSSKEDHQKFKKLIEKNPNNYIAQPTLSLSTVPTFTENGCIEGRHVDLRPYILFGEEIEVIPGALTRVALKKGSLVVNSSQGGGSKDTWVLYN; encoded by the coding sequence ATGGATTTAAGCAAATATCAAAATAATGGATTTTTTGATGAAATGTTTTTGGAGGATGGAAATTGCAGGCAACACTACAATTCCATTCAGGAATTTCTCCAAAACGTATCCAAAAAAAGGCTAAAACAGCTACAATTTTCAGCCAACAAAGCCCAGGTTTCCATGGGCATGACCTTTAATGTCTATCATGATAATCAAGGGCTGGAAAAAATATTGCATTTGGATGTGATTCCAAGAGTCATTTCCAATTCAGAATGGCAACATATTGAAGCAGGCCTTAAGCAAAGGACCCATGCACTAAATTTATTTATTCAAGACATTTATAATGAACAAAAAATCCTAAAAGACAAAATCATTCCTGAAGATTTGGTCCTTGGGAGTAAGGATTATTTGAAACCATGCATTGGACTGACTCCACCCAAAGGCATCTGGTGCCATATCACAGGTACAGACCTTATCCGGGACAATAAAGGAGAATATTATATTTTGGAAGACAACCTGAGATGTCCTTCAGGAGTAAGCTATATGCTTGAAAGTAGGGAAATCATCAAAAGGGCCTACCCTGACCTTTTCAATCATTTGGGGGTAAGACCCGTATCAAATTATCCCACCAAGCTGCTGAACATGTTGCAGTATTTGTCAGATAAGCCCAAACCAGTCGTTGGGGTGCTGACTCCTGGTATTTATAATTCTGCCTATTATGAACATTCCTATTTGGCTTTGCAAATGGGGGTAGAATTGGTGATTGGCCAGGATTTATTGGTTCAGGACAAAAAAGTTTATATGCAAACCACCAAAGGCTTGGAACAAATTGATGTGCTTTATCGAAGGATAGATGACACTTATTTGGACCCAATGGCTTTCAATCCTGATTCTGTTTTGGGAGTACCTGGATTATTTGATGCATATAGAGCTGGAAATATTGCCTTGGCCAATGCCCCAGGTACGGGAGTAGCGGATGACAAAGCAGTTTATGCTTTTATGCCGGATATTATTAAATACTATTTGGACGAAGCGCCCATACTCAACAATGTCCCTACTTACTTATGCCGAAAAGAGGAAGACCGGAAATATGTTTTGGAACATATTGACCAATTGGTAGTGAAAGAAACCAATGCTGCAGGAGGATACGGAATGTTAATCGGTCCAAAATCCAGCAAAGAAGACCATCAAAAATTCAAAAAATTAATAGAGAAAAACCCCAACAATTACATTGCTCAACCAACCCTTTCTTTATCTACTGTCCCTACTTTTACTGAAAATGGTTGTATTGAGGGAAGGCATGTGGACTTAAGGCCCTATATTTTGTTTGGGGAGGAAATCGAAGTAATTCCAGGGGCATTGACCCGGGTTGCCCTTAAAAAAGGCTCCTTGGTAGTCAATAGCTCCCAAGGGGGGGGTAGTAAAGATACTTGGGTTTTATATAACTAA
- a CDS encoding glycoside hydrolase family 2 protein, with product MKKSFILGAILLLTQSVVWAQNGGWEPAKGKIMTEWAEEIDPEKVHQEYPRPQMVREDNWQNLNGLWKFKIQAKGNANPSDYDGEILVPFAVESALSGVGKRVGKGNELWYRTSFDVKTSRRERVVLHFGAVDWEAEVFINGESVGIHKGGYTPFSFDITDKLKGRRNNELVVRVWDPTDEGPQPRGKQVNNPNGIWYTPVTGIWQTVWTETVPESHIVATKNTPNVDAETLTVETEVANSQSNQKVKVKALAEGKVVAEKEVGVGEPAVLNIKNPQLWGPGNPFLYDLEVSLVRGNRKIDEIESYAAMRKVSMEKDENGVLRMLLNDEFVFQYGPLDQGWWPDGLYTAPSEEALVFDIIKTQEMGFNMIRKHVKVEPARWYYHCDKMGMLVWQDMPNGDHGNQWNPRPGIIGVGTERDRSPESEAIYKKEWKEIIDANYNFPSIVVWVPFNEAWGQFKTVENVNWTVNYDPTRLVNGASGGNFHPAGQIMDLHNYPDPAMPDPKLFGDKMVLTLGEFGGLGLPVEGHTWQDKNNWGYQSFQTVEDLQNRYAQMMEKIAELIPKGLSAAVYTQTTDVEVETNGLMTYDRKVIKLTPEFLKKVHEKLYQAK from the coding sequence ATGAAAAAATCGTTTATACTTGGCGCAATTTTGCTCCTTACCCAGTCGGTAGTCTGGGCTCAAAATGGAGGCTGGGAGCCTGCCAAAGGGAAAATTATGACTGAGTGGGCGGAGGAAATTGACCCTGAAAAGGTTCATCAGGAGTACCCCCGGCCCCAAATGGTCCGTGAGGACAATTGGCAAAATTTAAACGGGCTTTGGAAGTTTAAAATTCAAGCCAAAGGGAATGCAAATCCTTCTGATTACGATGGAGAAATTTTGGTTCCATTTGCAGTGGAATCCGCACTCTCAGGTGTTGGAAAAAGGGTAGGAAAGGGAAATGAACTATGGTACAGAACCAGTTTTGATGTAAAAACCTCTCGGAGAGAACGTGTTGTATTACATTTTGGTGCTGTGGACTGGGAAGCTGAAGTGTTTATCAATGGAGAATCAGTTGGAATCCATAAAGGAGGCTATACTCCTTTTTCCTTTGACATTACCGATAAGCTAAAAGGAAGACGAAACAATGAATTGGTAGTAAGGGTTTGGGATCCTACAGACGAGGGGCCTCAACCCAGGGGAAAGCAAGTTAACAATCCAAATGGAATTTGGTATACTCCGGTAACCGGGATATGGCAAACAGTTTGGACTGAAACGGTTCCAGAAAGCCATATTGTCGCCACAAAAAACACTCCTAATGTGGATGCCGAAACTTTGACTGTTGAAACAGAGGTTGCCAATTCCCAAAGCAATCAAAAGGTAAAGGTGAAAGCTTTGGCAGAAGGAAAAGTGGTGGCTGAAAAAGAAGTAGGAGTAGGGGAACCTGCTGTACTTAATATTAAAAATCCCCAACTCTGGGGCCCTGGAAACCCGTTCCTTTATGATCTGGAAGTGAGTTTGGTGAGAGGAAACAGAAAAATTGATGAGATAGAAAGCTATGCAGCCATGCGAAAAGTCAGCATGGAAAAAGATGAAAATGGCGTTCTGCGCATGTTGTTAAATGATGAATTTGTTTTTCAATATGGGCCTCTGGATCAGGGATGGTGGCCTGATGGCCTTTATACTGCTCCAAGTGAGGAGGCCTTGGTTTTTGATATTATCAAAACCCAGGAAATGGGATTCAATATGATTCGAAAGCATGTGAAAGTGGAGCCTGCCAGATGGTATTATCATTGTGATAAAATGGGAATGCTGGTTTGGCAGGATATGCCAAATGGCGACCATGGAAACCAATGGAACCCAAGACCTGGAATCATAGGTGTAGGAACTGAAAGAGATAGAAGCCCAGAGTCTGAGGCGATATACAAAAAGGAGTGGAAGGAAATTATCGACGCCAATTATAATTTCCCATCTATTGTCGTTTGGGTTCCTTTTAATGAGGCTTGGGGGCAGTTCAAAACTGTTGAGAACGTAAACTGGACTGTAAATTATGATCCAACCAGACTGGTGAATGGTGCCAGTGGAGGAAATTTCCACCCTGCAGGTCAGATCATGGACTTACATAATTATCCGGATCCCGCTATGCCGGATCCGAAATTATTCGGGGATAAAATGGTTTTGACCTTGGGTGAATTTGGCGGACTTGGCTTACCAGTGGAAGGCCATACCTGGCAGGATAAAAACAACTGGGGATATCAGAGTTTCCAGACTGTTGAAGACTTGCAAAATCGCTATGCCCAAATGATGGAGAAAATAGCTGAGCTTATTCCCAAAGGTTTATCTGCAGCAGTTTATACTCAAACCACCGATGTGGAAGTAGAAACCAATGGATTGATGACCTATGATAGAAAAGTGATCAAGCTGACCCCAGAGTTTTTAAAGAAAGTACATGAAAAACTTTATCAGGCAAAATAA
- a CDS encoding 4-hydroxyproline epimerase, with protein MKKTFSCIDAHTCGNPVRLVIGGVPFLKGESVTEKRLFFMEHYDWIRRGLMFEPRGHDMMSGAMLFPPHDAANDLAVLFIETSGCLPMCGHGTIGIVTIAIEEGLVIPKESGKLRLETPAGLVKVTYQQKIEKVKSVKLTNVASFLMAQDLRIKCEELGELNFDIAFGGNFYAIIEPQENFPGLQHFSAEQLISMSRKLRKRINEAYDFVHPENSNISGLSHIQWIGGPLDKSSNGRNAVFYGDKAIDRSPCGTGTSARMAQLHSKGKLKVGEPFVNESYIGSKFSGEILATSQVGEFPAIIPSIKGWAIITGYNTIFLDDEDPYVFGFQVL; from the coding sequence ATGAAAAAGACTTTTTCCTGTATTGATGCCCATACCTGTGGAAATCCGGTGCGATTGGTAATCGGAGGGGTTCCATTTTTAAAGGGAGAAAGTGTAACCGAAAAACGGCTGTTTTTTATGGAGCATTATGATTGGATCAGGAGGGGATTGATGTTTGAGCCCCGGGGTCATGATATGATGTCCGGGGCCATGCTTTTTCCTCCCCATGATGCTGCAAATGATTTGGCTGTATTGTTTATCGAAACCAGTGGTTGTTTGCCCATGTGCGGTCATGGTACCATTGGTATTGTCACCATTGCCATAGAAGAGGGCTTGGTAATTCCCAAAGAATCAGGCAAACTACGCCTAGAAACTCCTGCGGGACTGGTTAAGGTGACTTATCAGCAAAAAATTGAAAAAGTTAAGTCGGTGAAGTTAACCAATGTGGCCAGTTTTTTAATGGCTCAAGATCTGAGGATTAAATGTGAGGAGTTGGGAGAACTGAATTTTGATATCGCCTTTGGAGGAAATTTTTATGCCATAATTGAACCCCAGGAAAATTTCCCTGGATTGCAGCACTTTTCTGCAGAACAATTGATTTCAATGAGCAGGAAGTTAAGGAAAAGAATAAATGAAGCTTATGATTTTGTGCATCCGGAAAACTCCAACATTTCGGGGCTAAGTCATATCCAATGGATTGGGGGGCCACTGGATAAATCCTCCAATGGTAGAAATGCAGTTTTTTATGGAGATAAGGCCATCGACCGTTCACCTTGTGGAACAGGTACCTCTGCAAGAATGGCCCAACTTCATTCAAAAGGCAAATTAAAAGTGGGGGAACCTTTTGTCAATGAAAGCTATATTGGGTCCAAATTTTCCGGGGAAATCCTGGCTACAAGCCAGGTGGGTGAATTTCCGGCCATAATTCCAAGTATTAAAGGGTGGGCTATAATAACGGGATACAATACAATTTTTTTGGATGATGAAGATCCTTATGTGTTTGGTTTTCAGGTGTTGTAG
- a CDS encoding polysaccharide lyase — translation MMKNHKKSILSFLFVFAAATSAFAQYPDVSSEERAKADSIKKTALRLSDEAWEEARHIVFQEEEKGKPYIPWAFRPTDLPQADIPAFPGAEGGGMYSFGGRGGKVLTVTSLADRGPGTLREALETGGARIIVFNVAGIIKLESPLIVRAPYVTIAGQTAPGDGVCVAGETVWIDTHDVVIRHMRFRRGETFVGRRDDAIGGNPVGNIMIDHVSASWGLDENMSIYRHMYNPGADYKDEKLPTVNVTIQNSIFSEDLDTYNHSLGSTLGGENCSFMRNLWANNAGRNPSIGWNGIFNFANNVIFNWSHRTTDGGDYKAKYNIINNYYKPGPITDQSRSVSYRILKPESGRSDLDSMVFGRAYVNGNIVEGNETVTQDNWKGGVQVEGKDGQLMEYDEAKRFFPRMKAIKPFPMPHLTILEKEKTFDHVMVNAGATLPKRDPVDERIIRTVKTGEAEYVKGLDPDSFYQFEHRRLEPDSYKKGIITDIRQVGGYPEYNGTPYVDSDKDGMPDEWEKKHGLDPNNATDANGDLNGDGYTNIEKYINGINPKRQVDWTDLSNNEDTLAKNGLSVDK, via the coding sequence ATGATGAAGAATCACAAAAAAAGTATTTTATCATTTTTATTCGTATTTGCAGCTGCCACCAGTGCTTTTGCGCAGTACCCAGATGTATCATCTGAAGAAAGAGCAAAAGCAGACAGTATAAAGAAAACAGCTTTAAGACTTTCTGATGAGGCTTGGGAAGAAGCCCGGCACATCGTTTTTCAAGAAGAAGAAAAAGGAAAGCCATATATCCCTTGGGCTTTTAGACCAACTGATTTGCCACAGGCTGACATTCCAGCCTTCCCAGGTGCAGAGGGTGGTGGAATGTACTCTTTCGGAGGCCGCGGTGGAAAAGTTCTTACTGTAACCAGCTTAGCTGACCGAGGACCAGGTACCCTAAGGGAAGCATTGGAAACCGGTGGTGCCAGAATCATTGTTTTCAACGTGGCCGGGATCATTAAACTGGAAAGTCCATTGATTGTAAGGGCACCTTATGTGACCATTGCCGGACAAACTGCTCCAGGTGACGGGGTTTGTGTAGCAGGAGAAACTGTTTGGATTGATACTCATGATGTGGTGATCCGACACATGAGATTCAGAAGAGGTGAAACTTTTGTAGGAAGAAGGGATGATGCCATTGGGGGTAATCCAGTTGGAAATATCATGATCGACCACGTTTCCGCCAGCTGGGGTTTGGATGAAAACATGTCCATTTATAGACACATGTACAACCCGGGAGCTGATTATAAAGACGAAAAATTGCCAACCGTCAATGTAACCATCCAAAACAGTATTTTCTCTGAAGACTTGGATACTTATAACCACTCTTTGGGAAGTACATTGGGAGGTGAAAACTGCTCTTTTATGAGAAACCTTTGGGCCAACAATGCCGGAAGGAACCCTTCTATCGGATGGAATGGTATCTTTAACTTTGCCAATAATGTGATCTTTAACTGGAGCCATAGAACTACAGATGGTGGTGATTACAAAGCCAAATACAACATCATCAACAACTATTATAAACCAGGACCGATTACCGATCAATCAAGATCCGTAAGTTACAGGATTCTAAAACCAGAGTCTGGAAGAAGTGATTTGGACTCCATGGTATTTGGACGTGCTTATGTAAATGGAAATATTGTTGAAGGAAATGAAACCGTTACCCAGGACAACTGGAAAGGCGGCGTTCAGGTGGAAGGAAAAGATGGCCAGTTGATGGAATATGATGAAGCAAAAAGATTCTTCCCAAGAATGAAAGCCATCAAGCCATTCCCAATGCCTCATTTGACCATTCTCGAGAAGGAAAAAACTTTTGACCATGTAATGGTAAATGCTGGAGCTACTCTACCAAAAAGGGACCCTGTAGATGAAAGAATCATCAGAACCGTAAAAACTGGAGAGGCAGAATATGTAAAAGGCCTGGATCCAGATTCTTTTTATCAATTTGAACATAGAAGATTAGAACCAGATTCTTATAAAAAAGGTATCATCACAGACATCAGACAAGTAGGGGGATATCCTGAATACAATGGAACTCCATATGTTGATTCGGATAAGGATGGTATGCCTGATGAATGGGAGAAAAAACACGGATTGGATCCCAATAATGCAACTGATGCCAATGGCGATCTCAACGGTGACGGTTATACCAACATCGAAAAATATATCAACGGCATTAACCCTAAGCGACAGGTTGATTGGACTGACCTCTCCAATAACGAGGACACATTAGCAAAAAATGGGCTTTCTGTAGATAAATAA
- a CDS encoding LytR/AlgR family response regulator transcription factor, translating to MKVLIVEDESLAAEKLAKMLKQYDDKIEVLDNLTSIKETVDWLASNPAPDLMMLDIRIDDGLSFEIFHQSQVECPVIFTTAYDQYAIRAFKVHSIDYLLKPIQYEKLAFSLDKLKNLKATYKSSSPGIDLDRLMDALQEKQNQYKSRFLVKAGNKIRTVKTTDIAYIYTDRKLNLLVTTAGDKYPLDQSLDELVQVLDPEVFFRANRQLILHIDAVSEIHPYFKGRVKLELKPALDTEIIISSEKTPSFKSWLDR from the coding sequence ATGAAGGTATTAATAGTTGAGGATGAAAGTCTAGCAGCCGAGAAACTGGCCAAAATGCTAAAACAATATGATGATAAAATCGAAGTTTTGGACAACTTAACTTCAATTAAAGAAACCGTTGATTGGCTAGCTTCCAACCCTGCCCCTGACTTGATGATGTTGGATATCCGGATTGATGATGGACTTTCTTTTGAGATTTTTCACCAATCCCAGGTGGAATGCCCCGTCATTTTTACAACTGCCTATGATCAATATGCAATCCGAGCTTTTAAAGTCCACAGCATTGATTACCTTTTGAAACCTATTCAATATGAAAAATTGGCTTTCAGCCTGGATAAACTAAAAAATTTAAAAGCAACCTATAAATCCTCGTCCCCAGGCATTGATCTGGATCGGTTAATGGATGCCCTTCAGGAAAAGCAAAACCAGTATAAATCCCGCTTTTTGGTCAAGGCAGGAAATAAAATCCGGACAGTAAAAACCACAGACATAGCATACATCTATACCGACCGGAAACTCAATTTACTGGTAACTACTGCCGGGGACAAATACCCCTTAGACCAATCATTGGATGAACTAGTTCAGGTTTTAGACCCAGAAGTGTTTTTCAGGGCCAACCGGCAATTGATTCTTCATATAGATGCGGTTTCAGAAATCCACCCCTATTTCAAAGGAAGGGTTAAATTGGAGTTAAAACCTGCATTGGATACAGAAATCATCATTAGCAGCGAAAAGACACCTTCCTTTAAATCCTGGTTGGACCGATAA
- a CDS encoding sensor histidine kinase — MNKWKKYSLPLLGTAFLILLILMAWAMGNEYAAPLLWIVAVLALLIWGNLFIHKKLNELRPWTEFPLKRFLIQFLISGVYSLACVNFCYYFLKTLFLGMPPDGEQFFVLNLYGLLFIIPIISINFGIYFMQRWKKAFIQSEKLKEENMRSQLESLKTHIDPHFLFNNLNVLSSLIDTDTEDAHRFLGKFADVYRYVLQHRNEELVELDTELEFIQSYIYLFQKRLNRQLKIEIQYQPLKKAYFLPPLSIQMLVENAIKHNIATASHPLHVQIFTEEEKWLVVRNSFQPKNKKPSTLPQTGLENISKRIAYFSDEKVVVDQDEQYFTVKLPLLEADDDDNVLLDPTFNPKAI, encoded by the coding sequence TTGAATAAATGGAAAAAATATAGCTTACCACTATTGGGAACAGCTTTTCTTATTTTGCTGATTCTAATGGCCTGGGCCATGGGTAATGAATATGCGGCGCCCCTACTTTGGATTGTGGCTGTTCTGGCATTGTTGATTTGGGGAAATCTCTTTATCCACAAAAAACTAAATGAACTCCGGCCTTGGACAGAGTTCCCTTTAAAAAGATTCCTGATTCAGTTTTTGATCAGCGGAGTTTACTCCTTGGCCTGTGTCAACTTTTGCTATTATTTTCTTAAAACCCTTTTCCTGGGCATGCCCCCTGATGGGGAACAGTTTTTTGTCCTAAATCTTTATGGACTTTTATTTATCATTCCTATCATTTCCATCAATTTCGGTATTTATTTTATGCAGCGGTGGAAAAAAGCATTTATCCAAAGTGAAAAATTGAAGGAAGAAAATATGCGCTCCCAGCTGGAGTCTTTAAAAACCCATATTGACCCTCATTTTCTTTTTAACAACCTCAATGTGTTGTCCTCACTGATCGACACAGACACGGAGGATGCTCATCGATTCCTGGGGAAATTTGCAGATGTTTACCGCTACGTTCTTCAACACAGGAATGAAGAATTGGTGGAATTGGATACTGAATTGGAATTCATCCAATCCTATATTTACCTATTTCAAAAACGGCTTAATCGGCAATTGAAAATTGAAATCCAATATCAACCTTTAAAAAAAGCTTATTTTCTGCCTCCACTTTCCATACAGATGTTGGTAGAAAACGCCATTAAACATAATATTGCAACAGCAAGCCATCCACTTCATGTCCAAATATTTACGGAGGAGGAAAAATGGTTGGTGGTTCGCAATTCTTTCCAGCCTAAAAACAAAAAGCCATCCACTTTACCCCAAACCGGACTGGAAAATATTTCAAAAAGAATTGCCTATTTTTCTGATGAAAAAGTAGTGGTGGATCAGGATGAGCAATATTTCACGGTAAAACTGCCTTTGCTAGAGGCAGATGATGATGACAATGTTTTGTTAGATCCAACCTTTAACCCCAAAGCCATTTAA